A single Nycticebus coucang isolate mNycCou1 chromosome 16, mNycCou1.pri, whole genome shotgun sequence DNA region contains:
- the LOC128567624 gene encoding 40S ribosomal protein S3a-like produces the protein MIEAHVDVKTTDGYLLRLFCVGLTKKRNNQIRKTSYAQHQQVRQIRKKIMEIMTREMQTNDLKEVVNKLIPDSIGKDIEKACQSIYPLHDVFVRKVKMLKKPKFELGKLMELHGEGSSSGKATRDETGAKVERADGYEPPVQESV, from the coding sequence ATGATTGAAGCTCATGTTGATGTTAAGACTACTGATGGTTATTTGCTTCGTCTGTTCTGTGTTGGTTTAACTAAAAAACGCAACAATCAGATACGGAAGACCTCTTATGCCCAGCACCAACAGGTTCGCCAAATCCggaagaaaataatggaaatcaTGACCAGAGAGATGCAGACCAATGACTTGAAAGAAGTTGTCAATAAATTGATTCCAGATAGCATtggaaaagacatagaaaaggcATGCCAATCTATTTATCCTCTCCATGATGTCTtcgttagaaaagtaaaaatgctaaAGAAACCCAAGTTTGAATTGGGAAAACTCATGGAGCTTCATGGTGAAGGTAGTAGCTCTGGAAAAGCTACTAGGGACGAGACAGGTGCTAAAGTTGAACGAGCTGATGGATATGAACCACCAGTCcaagaatctgtctaa